A region of the Candidatus Zixiibacteriota bacterium genome:
GGCTGGTGGTCATGTTGGGCATGGACCGAAGAATATGTTGCGCCATGGATTCGCCGGTCACGATCCGGATCCGGTCCTCGGGGATAAGCGGACGCACCCGTTCGATCGTCTCCGCCAGCATAGTGCGGTCGGAGGTAAGGGTAAGAAACTGCTTGGGCCGTTCCGCTCGCGACAGCGGCCAAAACCGCTCCCCTTTGCCGCCGGCCATTATGACGCCGTAAATCACTGTCTCAACTTTCCCTTTTGACTACTCTGAATAGTACAGAATACCGATCCGCGCAACAGCCGTCAAGGTTTGTTTCCCGAACGGACAGTCAGGGCGGGATTCAGTGGAAACCGTCATACGACCAACGAGTCAACGAGCGGTGTCTCTATAGACAATATGTCAGCAAGTGAACGGCCAAAAGAAAGCACTTGACAGCAGGAACGGTGTATAACATTGTAATTGGACAACAATATGGAGCACAGCGCTCCACGGGGTTTCAGAAGCAGTTTCACAACAGATTTCCGGGTGGTTACGGCCATCAGTCGATGTATGGGAAGGAGGAATCTGAATGATTGAAGCATCCGCATTCCTGAGCACCATTCTCGGCATCGCGGCGAGCATTCTCGCGCTCTCAGTCCTGGTGCAGGTTCTGCAGGAAATGTACAAGTATCTCACCAACAGCAAATCGCTGGTCTATCAACAGGTTTTAACGGACCTGCTGGGCCCATCGGTACAGCGGCTCTGGACAGCACCGGAGTTCGCCGGATTGCGGGTTCGCGGTCCGTTCCAACTCCGCAGGCGACGCCCGGGAGGAGCTCTCTTGCCACTTCCGAAAGATGAACTTGTTTCCGCTCTGACCCGCACTGCCCCGCTCTGGACACAGCGAGTCATGGAGCAGATACAACGGGAGCGGACCGCCAGCGCAGCGCCAACCGCCCCCACATCGGTTTGGGCTTCGCTGCTTGCACAGCTGGGCGAGTGCCAACGGGGCACGCCCGGATTCTGGGTCGCCAGGGAGATAGCGCAGTTTCTTGCCCTCATTGAACATGACTGGCGACCGTCTGAAAACCGGGTCGGGCATATCTCAGCCAGCACAGAGATCGATTTCGCCCGGCTCGAACTCGCCTTCCGAGACCGCTTCCTCCCCCACGTCGTTCGCGCCGAACGACTTTTCCCTCTGCTCGACCGTCATTTGGAGTACGCCAATGGGCGAAGGAATATCCGCCAGACGTTTGTCCTCGGTTTGCTGGTAACGCTGGTAATGGGATTTTCGATACAAGAGTTGTTCCGACAGGCTTATGCCATGTCACCGGAAGATACCGTAGCAATAGCGGAGCGCGTGGTGAGCATCGAAGAAAAACACGCCACCCTTATGCGCGACAGCACAATCGGCGAGGATCAACGAATACGAGCGCTTGTCGACGAAGTGCTCATGCCAACTAAGGCAGCATTGCAGGAACTCCAGACAAGACAACTGCAACCCAGCAAGAAGCCCGTGTCCCTGGCCGAATACTGGGATGCTTTCAAACGTCGGTTGTCCTGGTCTTACTTCATAGGGTGTCTCGTGACCGCGATACTCATTTCGGTAGGAGCTCCGTTATGGAACGATATCGTCAAGTCGGTGCTCTACTTCCAGCAGTCACGTCGTCGCATGATACAAGGGCAGGCGCCTCCGGAGAAAGAAGGTGCCAGTGCCTGAACCGAATGATACACAGAGCACAATCGACCTGGTACGATTTCCATCGTTCGCTTCTGACCGTGGCTGGCGTTACTGGCTGAACCCGCGGAATCTCTGGGCGGCCCGCTATCAGCGACTCCGCGCCGATTACTCCATCGACTGGCGCCGCGCCTATCCGTACGACATGATCCCATCCGAGTTTTGCGACATCAATGGCCCCGGCACCCGCTCGACTCCATTCGCAGCGCTCCTGGGCGGCGAACGACGGAAGTTCCGCTTCCTCGTTCTGGGGGACACGGGTGAAGGGGACCGCTCACAATACTGTCTGCTTCCGCTCATCCATGCGCTCGCGCCCGATTTCATGATCATCAACGGTGACGTCGCCTACCCCGCGGGGCGTTTCGGTCCCGACCGGAACAGCGATGATTACCTCGCGGGGTTCTTCGAGCCGTATCGCGGTCTGGACATCCCGATCTGGGCGGTCCCGGGGAACCACGAATACTACTCGGACAGAAAGGGCCAGGAGTTTTTCGAGTTGTTCTGCACCAGAGCGCGGGAACGGGACTGGGCACAGTACGGGCTGCGCCTCATCCCCCAACCCGGAACATACTGGGAGCTGAAAGACGCAAAATTGAGAAACGACCTCGTGGTGATCGGGATCGATTCCGGGCGCGGCGCCAATCTCGATGGACATCACTCGTGGTGGCAGGTGTGGAAACGCCGTGAATCGCCGGATCGGGAACAGTTGAGCTGGCTCTGTGACCGACTCGGCCAGGCGGAGATCGATGACCAGCGTGTCATCGTCATGTTTCACATTCCGGCGCTCGTGAACGAACGGGACAAGTCGGACATCCACCTCGGCGAACTGCACAAGATGTTGGCCGCGTTTTCGTGCGTCAGACTGGTCATCACCGCCCATACGCACAACTACCAGCAGTATGGACCGAGCGTATTTGGTGATTACCTGAAGAGAGTCCATGGAACTGCGTTCGAGACCGAACCGCCCCACTATATCATGTCAGGCAGGGGCGGCGCATATCTGAACGCCACTGATTTTGATGACGGACAGTTCCGATCTGACTTCAGGTATCCGACCAAGAAGCAATGGGGAGACAGAATGAAAAATCTCTCGATTCTTCCGCACGTCCAGCAACTCGAAAAGAGCATGGTGGGGCGGATGGTGGCTCTGTTCGACCGCGACTCGATCTACGATATGGATACTGAAGAATTCCTGAGCATGCTTCTGGTGGATGTCGACCGGACCCAGCCAACTACCAGCGTCACTGTCACGCCGGTATGCCTCGACGGACTTTCGGTACTGTACGGTGAGAACCCGACGACTGATATCGACATCACCGACCCGAACCCGCCGCTTCTGTCCGGGGCGTTGAACAAGTGTTTGCGTAACGAGTTTGCCATCACGATTTGAGAGGAAATAGTATGCCCGACCAGGAATACCCGATTGTCGATATGCATTTTCACGTCGGCCTCGTTGGCGACACGTGGCCACATTTGGGACGAATGTCGCACGAATATCGCTCCCTCCCTGTGTACAAGATATTCCTGCTCTATGCCCATGTGGAGGAAGATCAGGTGTGCGATGCGGTGTTGAAGGAAAAAACGCTGGAAGTCATCAATTCGAGTGGCGTCGACAAGGTAGTCTGCCTGGCTCTCGATCCGGTCTGCACGGAGGCCGGGCAACGCGCTGAGTCTCGTTCTCATCTGTGGGTTGACAACGAGTACGTGATCGAGCTTCGAAACGAACTCGAGGACAGAATACTGCTGGGGGCATCGGTGCATCCGTATGACCTGCAGTTCAAAGAGCGGGTGAAGCAGTATGTCGACAAGGGTGCGGTGCTTCTGAAATGGCTGTCATCGGCGCAGCAGATCGATCTGGCGCATCCGAAAGTAGGCGATGCTCTTGAGTTTCTCGCTACGGTCAAACCTGGCGGCAAGCCGCTTCCGCTGCTGTTGCATTGCGGACCGGAATATGCTATTCCCTCGACCGACTCTCGAACAACGTCGTTCGATTATCTTCACTGGTCCACGTGGGACAGTGTGGTCAATTTCTTTCGTTTCAGTAAGAAATGGCACAAGCCGGACATTCCGAGGATTGTGCAGAATCTCGAACGGGGGCTGACGGCCGGTGCGGTGATTAGTTTCGCCCACTGCGGACTCCCTTATTTCTTTGGAGGTGTGTTGGGAGGATTGTTCGAACATTCGGAATTTGACCAGGTTGCCGAACTTCTGAGGCGTACGGCTGCCGGTGAATTCCAGGGAAAATGTCTTGCCGACATTTCTGCCCTCGCTACCCCGCTCCGAAAGAACTATTTCTCGAAAGTGCGCACGCTGCCGCAGGAGCTGCTATTATACGGCAGTGATTTCCCGACCCCGGTGTTTGAACTTTCAGCCGATGCCGGTGAGATGATTGAAGATCTGCGAGCGGTGCTGGACGGTCACCTTGACCGGATAGCGATTCCGCAGGATAATCTATTGGACGTGAATTTGCGCGAATTGCGAAACGCGTTTCCCGGTAGCCCGGTGTTCACCAATTTCGCCAGACACGGATTCGTATGAAGGATGGGTGGCGCTACGCGGCGAGCACGCCAAGGACGATCGAATTGAATTTGCTGGTCGTGGTGTCACTTCGAGAACCGAGAGCGATCGGCACTTTGCCTCCCACGATCACACCTCCCATTTCGCACTCGCCATAGAGCGCCATCGCTTTGTAGATGCCGTTGGCAGTCTCGATATTCGGCGCCAGCAGAGCATCGGCCTGCCCCGCTACCGGTGAGTATTTGACCCCCTTGGAGTGAGCAGCAAACATATCAACAGCGCAGTCGAGTGACAGCGGACCATCGATAATCGCGTCCTTAATCTGGCCTCGCTCCGCCATCTTGGATATGACTGCGGCTTCCATCGTGACCGGCATCTGCGGATAGACGACCTCCACCGCCGCCAGCAGGGCGATACGCGGATTCACGATACCGATACTCCTGGCTACTCGCACCACATTGCCGATAAGCGCCAGCTTGTGCTGCAGATCCGGTTCGATCATAACGGCAGGATCGGTGACCATGAGGAGTTTCTTGTATCGCTCCGGTTTCGTCACGGCCACGTGCGAAACGAAACTGCCTTTGCCGACAAACCGCATCTCGTGACGAAAGAGTATGCTCAGCAGTTCCGCCGTGAGAATCTTACCCTTGACGATCAGGTCGATCTCCCCTTGAGCGGCAAGGTCGGCAGTGGTCAGTACGGCTTTGTACATGTCCGGGACATCGAAGACCCTGGTCGGTGTGACGTCCACTTGTTGCTGAGTGCACTGTGCTCGGAATGCAGCTGCATCACCGATGATCGTCAGTTCGATCAAGCCGTCGTGGACAGCGCGCTCGCACGCAGCCAGCATGTTTTCGTCGGTCGGCGCGACAAACGCCACGCGAGTCAGAGCGGTCCGTGACACTTTATCGCGGGCACGCGCCACGACCTGTTGATACGACCGTATCTCCGGCAGATACATTTCCGGCAGGGTCATTTGCCCCTCCCTTGCCACAACTGGTGTTGCTGATAATAGTCGGCAATGACGCACGCAAGGGCCAATGACGCTTTCTTGTTCTTGACCGTATCGGTGCGTGAAACGAGCGACACCGGCACCCTCGCGCCCATGATAACGCCCGCAAATACCGCCTGCGCGAACTGGATGAGTGCTTTGGCGACAATGTTCCCTTCTTCAATACTGTCCACCAGATAGATGTCGGCATCGCCGATCACAGGTCCGCTTGCTTTCTGAATCTCAGCGGCCCGCTTTGAAGTGGCCAGATCAAACGACAGCGGTCCCTGTATCGCGATGTCGGCCATCCGCTCGATGGCCGGTTGGATGATGTTGTCCATGTCCGAGAGCGTGTGCGGCATCCGTTCGGACAACCGGTCGGTGGCCGCCGAGAGTGCAACCTTCACCGGTGACAAGCCCAGTGCTCTGCCCACCATCACGGCATTCTCGAGGATCTGGAATTTCTGTTCGTGATCCGGCCTTACCACCATGCCGCCGTCGGTGAAATTCAGAAGCTTATGGTAGCCGGGAATATCGAGAACCGCACAGTGCGACAAGGTGTTCTCGCCGCGCAGACTATATTGCTTGTCGAGCACCACTTTGAGGAGCGCTGAGGTGGGCAGAAACCCCTTCATGATGGCATCGGCGCCCCCCTCCGAGGCAATGGTAACCGCAGCGTGCGCCGCAGCGCCGACATCGGTCTTGTCGATCAACTCCAAATGGTCAATCGAGATCCCCTGTTCTCCTGCCAGTTTGCGAATGAGTTCCGCATCGCCGACCAGGATGCCCTGCAGGAAACCGTGGGCTTCGGCTTGGGACATGGCATCGATAACGTCGATGTCTTGCGCAGCAGCCACCACGACGCGTTTCTTCCGTCCTTCGCGGGCAATAGCGATCGCGCGCTCGATGAGCTGATCTGAAGAGTGAATCGGCTGAGCTGTCACTTGAACTGACTCGGTATCTCGGTCATATCTAATACGACTTCAACTGCTCCTGGCCGGTGAGGAACCTTACCCCCGCCGCCGCCAGAGCTTCCATCTCGAATTCGCCCGGTCTCACGACAATGCGTCCCAGGAACCCGCAGTATTTATGGATCTCCGTGACCAACCGCACCGAGTGAGCCATCCCGCCGGTGAGAATGATCGATTCGTAACTTCCTTTGAGGACGGTCGCGGCCGCACCGATCTCTTTGGCGATCTGGTACGCCATGGCAGTGAAATAAAGGAGCGCCCGTTTGTCCCCCCGGTCGATCATCTTTTCGACTTCACGGAGATCAGCCTGGCCTACGTATGCCACCAGTCCCGATTGTTTCGACAGTTTATCGGTCAACTGCTTTTCGGTGTACGTTCCTGAGAAGCAGAGTTTGACCAGGGCTCCGATCGGCAGTGCTCCCGCCCGATCGGGCGAGAACGGACCCATACCGAGGAGACCGTCGTTGACGTCAACAATCCTTCCCCTCTCCAATGCAGCCACGGAGATACCCCCCCCCATGTGAGCGCAGACGTAACTGACCTCCTCAAGCCGCTTCCCCTCTTTCTGGGCCTCACGCCGACAAACCTCTTTGATATTCAGCGCGTGCGCTCGGCATTTCCGTTCAATCTCAGGCATGCCGCTGACACGGGCGATCTCGGTGAAATTGTCTGTGGTTATGGGGTCGGCTATCAACGACGGCACGCCATAACGCGTCGCGAGGTGATGTGCGATGATCGCACCGAGATTTGAGGCATGATTCGAGTATCGCATCGACTGAAGATCTGACAGCATCTGTCCGGAGATGGCGTATGATCCCCCTTCAAGCGGCTTGCTCGGAGCGCCTCGACCCACCACGGCCTTGATCTGCCCCGCTTCAAGCTGAAGGGATGTTATCCACGCATCGATTGCCCGCATCCGAAAATCAAACTGGTCCGCTACATTGTCAAAGCTCGCCAGTTCTTTCGGATCATGACGGACCACCTCTTCTGAGACCATCCGGTCGCCGTCGAACAGCGCCACTTTCGTCGAAGTGGAGCCCGGATTGACTATCAGTAGAAACTGCGACACTGGAGTTTTACGCCTTGACTGCACTCAGAGAGATATCGCGGCCCCGTTTGAACGCGGTGATATTTATGTCAACCAGTTTCGGCTTGACCTTGCTCTTGATAGTCTCGATCCACAGGTCATAATCAAAGCTCATGTAGTTGGAAAGAATACCAAGCAAGATGGTGTTAACCAATCTGGGGTTTCCCAGTTCACCGGCGATCTTGTCGGCCTCGACGCCGATAACCCGGTTGAGTTTCTTCTTCATCTCGGCTACGGCGTCCAGCGGATAGTGGTATTTCCTGGACGATGTCACGATTGCTGGAATGAGTGTGGTGCGCGAGACGATCGCGATCCCGCCTTTCTTAAGCCAGGTGATGGCACGAAGTCCCTCCGCCTGCTCGAATGACAGCAGGATGTCTGCCTGTCCTTCCTGAATCGTCGGAGAATAGACTTTGGGAGCGATTCGGACGTGTGAACTGACGACTCCACCCCGCTGGGACATACCATGAATCTCCGACTTCTTAACATCAAAGCCGGCCGACATCGCCGCCTCGGAAAGTATCTCGGAGGCGAGAAGTACGCCCTGACCACCGACACCGACGATCAAAATGTCATATGAGTTGTCATTCATATCGCACCTATGCTTTCACGTACTGGCTCTTGAGGATGATGGCTTCTGGCGGACAGACCTGGGCACACAGCGTACAGCCGGTGCACAGTGTCTCGTCGATGACTGCCTTGGGATGCCCGTGCTTGTTGGTCTCACTCGACGCCGCAATAGCCGGGCAGGAGATACGGAAACAGGCGCTACAGGCAGTGCAGAGGTCGAGGTCGACCACGTACGGTTCGTCCATGATGCGAACCGGCATGAGCACGCACGGACGTGACGTTATGATGACCGATGGCCCCGGGCGCTGCATCTCCTCGGAGATCATGTGTAATGCGGCATCGTAATTGTAGGCGTCCAACTCCCGCACACTCTCTACGCCAAGTGCTTTGCAGAGATTGACAAGATTGAGTCTTGACGTCGGCTCTCCCATGAGCGTCTGGCCGGTCGCCGGGTGCTGCTGCCCGCCGGTCATGGCAGTGGCGCGATTATCCAGAATTATGACCGTGACATTACTCTTGTTGTAGACGGCGTCAAGCAGACCGGTAATGCCTGAGTGGACGAAGGTCGAATCGCCGATAACAGCGACCGTTCCTTTCTCGGAGCCTTTCACCTTCTCCATGCCAATGGCATTTCCTATCGAAGCCCCCATGCAGATGCAGGTATCCAGTGCATTCAGCGGTTCCATCACACCGAGCGTGTAACAGCCAATATCACCGGTGACAGCGACACCGAGTTTCTTGAGCGCCATGAACGCCCCGCGATGAGGACAGCCGGGACACAGCACTGGCGGACGAGGGAACATCTCATCGACCGAGATGGTCGGTGTCTCCACTCGGTCAAGCACTCCGGTCTCTTTGAGCCCTTGTGCCACTCGAAACGGGGACAGTTCGCCCAGCCGGCCGAAGTATCTCTTGCCTTCGACTTTTAGTCCCACGGCTTTGATCTGGTCCTCATAAAACGGCTCCAGTTCTTCGATAACAAACACGCGTTCGTGGCCATTAACGAACTGCTCGATCTTCCTCATTGGGAGCGGATATCCCATCCCGAGTTTCAGATAATCGAGGTCGGGTGCAATCTCCTTGGCATATTGATACGCCACGCCGCCTGTGATAATGCCAATCCGAGAACCATTAAGCTCAACCGTATTGAACCGGGTCTCTTCGGCAAAGCGCGCCAGTTTCTCCAGCCGTTGGTCAACCACCACATGCCGCTTGCGCGCATTCGATGGAATCATCACGTACTTTGAGGGATCCTTCACGAACCGCTTGTCGGGGCCGTGAACTGTCTCGCCCAGCTCCACGATACCTTTTGAGTGCGAGATACGAGTCACCATTCGAAGCATCACCGGTGTGTCGAACAGCTCGGACATTTCGTAGGCGGTTATCAGCATGTCCTTGGCTTCCTGGCTATCCGACGGCTCCAGAAACGGGATCTGACCAAATCGGGCAAAAAAGCGGTTATCCTGCTCGTTTTGGGAAGAATGCATCTCGGGGTCATCGCACGATACGATGACGAACCCGCCGTTGACACCAGTATAGGTGAAAGTCATAAACGGGTCAGCGGCGACATTCAGACCGACATGTTTCATGGTCACCAGGGCGCGTCCGCCCCCTATCGAGGCTCCGATGCCGACCTCGAACGCGACCTTCTCGTTGGGGGACCACTGCGAATAAATAGAGGGGAATCGTTCGGCCAGTGTTTC
Encoded here:
- a CDS encoding phosphate acyltransferase — its product is MTLPEMYLPEIRSYQQVVARARDKVSRTALTRVAFVAPTDENMLAACERAVHDGLIELTIIGDAAAFRAQCTQQQVDVTPTRVFDVPDMYKAVLTTADLAAQGEIDLIVKGKILTAELLSILFRHEMRFVGKGSFVSHVAVTKPERYKKLLMVTDPAVMIEPDLQHKLALIGNVVRVARSIGIVNPRIALLAAVEVVYPQMPVTMEAAVISKMAERGQIKDAIIDGPLSLDCAVDMFAAHSKGVKYSPVAGQADALLAPNIETANGIYKAMALYGECEMGGVIVGGKVPIALGSRSDTTTSKFNSIVLGVLAA
- a CDS encoding metallophosphoesterase; translation: MPEPNDTQSTIDLVRFPSFASDRGWRYWLNPRNLWAARYQRLRADYSIDWRRAYPYDMIPSEFCDINGPGTRSTPFAALLGGERRKFRFLVLGDTGEGDRSQYCLLPLIHALAPDFMIINGDVAYPAGRFGPDRNSDDYLAGFFEPYRGLDIPIWAVPGNHEYYSDRKGQEFFELFCTRARERDWAQYGLRLIPQPGTYWELKDAKLRNDLVVIGIDSGRGANLDGHHSWWQVWKRRESPDREQLSWLCDRLGQAEIDDQRVIVMFHIPALVNERDKSDIHLGELHKMLAAFSCVRLVITAHTHNYQQYGPSVFGDYLKRVHGTAFETEPPHYIMSGRGGAYLNATDFDDGQFRSDFRYPTKKQWGDRMKNLSILPHVQQLEKSMVGRMVALFDRDSIYDMDTEEFLSMLLVDVDRTQPTTSVTVTPVCLDGLSVLYGENPTTDIDITDPNPPLLSGALNKCLRNEFAITI
- a CDS encoding indolepyruvate oxidoreductase subunit beta, which gives rise to MNDNSYDILIVGVGGQGVLLASEILSEAAMSAGFDVKKSEIHGMSQRGGVVSSHVRIAPKVYSPTIQEGQADILLSFEQAEGLRAITWLKKGGIAIVSRTTLIPAIVTSSRKYHYPLDAVAEMKKKLNRVIGVEADKIAGELGNPRLVNTILLGILSNYMSFDYDLWIETIKSKVKPKLVDINITAFKRGRDISLSAVKA
- a CDS encoding phosphate acyltransferase, which encodes MTAQPIHSSDQLIERAIAIAREGRKKRVVVAAAQDIDVIDAMSQAEAHGFLQGILVGDAELIRKLAGEQGISIDHLELIDKTDVGAAAHAAVTIASEGGADAIMKGFLPTSALLKVVLDKQYSLRGENTLSHCAVLDIPGYHKLLNFTDGGMVVRPDHEQKFQILENAVMVGRALGLSPVKVALSAATDRLSERMPHTLSDMDNIIQPAIERMADIAIQGPLSFDLATSKRAAEIQKASGPVIGDADIYLVDSIEEGNIVAKALIQFAQAVFAGVIMGARVPVSLVSRTDTVKNKKASLALACVIADYYQQHQLWQGRGK
- the buk gene encoding butyrate kinase; this translates as MSQFLLIVNPGSTSTKVALFDGDRMVSEEVVRHDPKELASFDNVADQFDFRMRAIDAWITSLQLEAGQIKAVVGRGAPSKPLEGGSYAISGQMLSDLQSMRYSNHASNLGAIIAHHLATRYGVPSLIADPITTDNFTEIARVSGMPEIERKCRAHALNIKEVCRREAQKEGKRLEEVSYVCAHMGGGISVAALERGRIVDVNDGLLGMGPFSPDRAGALPIGALVKLCFSGTYTEKQLTDKLSKQSGLVAYVGQADLREVEKMIDRGDKRALLYFTAMAYQIAKEIGAAATVLKGSYESIILTGGMAHSVRLVTEIHKYCGFLGRIVVRPGEFEMEALAAAGVRFLTGQEQLKSY
- the iorA gene encoding indolepyruvate ferredoxin oxidoreductase subunit alpha codes for the protein MRELLSGNEAVARGAYEAGVALAASYPGTPSTEILETLAERFPSIYSQWSPNEKVAFEVGIGASIGGGRALVTMKHVGLNVAADPFMTFTYTGVNGGFVIVSCDDPEMHSSQNEQDNRFFARFGQIPFLEPSDSQEAKDMLITAYEMSELFDTPVMLRMVTRISHSKGIVELGETVHGPDKRFVKDPSKYVMIPSNARKRHVVVDQRLEKLARFAEETRFNTVELNGSRIGIITGGVAYQYAKEIAPDLDYLKLGMGYPLPMRKIEQFVNGHERVFVIEELEPFYEDQIKAVGLKVEGKRYFGRLGELSPFRVAQGLKETGVLDRVETPTISVDEMFPRPPVLCPGCPHRGAFMALKKLGVAVTGDIGCYTLGVMEPLNALDTCICMGASIGNAIGMEKVKGSEKGTVAVIGDSTFVHSGITGLLDAVYNKSNVTVIILDNRATAMTGGQQHPATGQTLMGEPTSRLNLVNLCKALGVESVRELDAYNYDAALHMISEEMQRPGPSVIITSRPCVLMPVRIMDEPYVVDLDLCTACSACFRISCPAIAASSETNKHGHPKAVIDETLCTGCTLCAQVCPPEAIILKSQYVKA